One stretch of Novosphingobium pentaromativorans US6-1 DNA includes these proteins:
- a CDS encoding tannase/feruloyl esterase family alpha/beta hydrolase, with product MAAAVGTAHAEPDCAALTSANIPSTTVESAERTPATFTINDTYREGNAAPVTVNRSFCRVKGLIKPSPTSQIHFEVWLPDDWNGDYFQTGNGGLAGTIRYPEIAHALNRGFASASTDDGTSRSNFAWAIDPERMLDFRDRAVHYTAVAGQKLTEIYYGREAGNRFFLGGSKGGQEAMNEVQRYPEDFDGVVALYPATRGEFQAASTLWYAQQMTRTPGSLLKEPQLRLLHTAALRACAGTDGGLKSDWFLTDPRKCKFDPQRLQCKPGQSDDCLTAEQVITAKALYAGPKNFPELRMLPGGEWPQLGNLHGWSVLDGTLVKAFSLELSIGQGVFHQPKWTYRDFDIDRDMPRLIESSAPSPGNTFDPDLKAFQARGGKLILIHGWSDPMVPSLHSPLYWDRVVADQAEGRTPKEAVARTRQFLRLFMVPGYGHGYGDGLEPADPLTAIVKWVKTDTPPETLQAVAYEDSAAWAAASRSPSAFTPDEARDRPVRLTRKLCAWPAKAEITAKETKCKLP from the coding sequence ATGGCCGCGGCCGTCGGTACAGCTCATGCCGAGCCGGATTGCGCCGCCCTGACGTCGGCAAACATCCCCTCAACGACGGTCGAGAGCGCCGAGCGGACCCCGGCCACGTTCACGATCAACGACACCTATCGCGAAGGCAACGCCGCGCCGGTCACGGTCAACCGCTCCTTCTGCCGCGTCAAAGGCCTGATCAAGCCAAGCCCGACATCGCAGATCCATTTCGAGGTCTGGCTGCCAGACGACTGGAACGGCGACTACTTCCAGACCGGAAACGGCGGCCTGGCCGGCACCATTCGCTATCCCGAAATCGCCCATGCGCTCAACCGTGGATTCGCGAGTGCAAGCACGGACGACGGGACCAGCCGCAGCAATTTCGCTTGGGCGATCGACCCCGAGCGAATGCTGGATTTCCGCGATCGCGCCGTGCATTACACCGCGGTCGCCGGACAAAAGCTGACGGAAATCTACTACGGCCGCGAAGCCGGCAACCGCTTCTTCCTGGGCGGCTCCAAAGGCGGCCAGGAAGCCATGAACGAGGTTCAGCGGTACCCGGAGGACTTCGACGGGGTGGTCGCTCTCTATCCGGCGACCAGGGGTGAATTCCAGGCCGCCAGCACGCTGTGGTACGCCCAGCAGATGACCCGCACGCCCGGTTCGCTCCTGAAGGAACCGCAACTGCGCCTTCTGCACACTGCGGCCTTGCGGGCCTGCGCGGGGACCGACGGCGGATTGAAATCCGACTGGTTCCTAACCGATCCGAGAAAATGCAAATTCGATCCCCAGCGCCTGCAATGCAAGCCAGGTCAGTCGGACGATTGCCTCACCGCCGAACAGGTGATCACCGCCAAGGCGCTTTACGCGGGACCGAAGAACTTCCCCGAACTGCGCATGCTTCCCGGCGGCGAGTGGCCGCAGTTGGGTAACCTCCACGGCTGGTCCGTGCTCGACGGCACGCTCGTCAAGGCTTTCTCGCTGGAGTTGTCGATCGGACAAGGGGTGTTCCATCAACCGAAGTGGACTTACCGGGACTTCGACATCGACCGAGACATGCCGCGCTTGATCGAATCGAGTGCCCCGAGTCCCGGCAACACTTTCGATCCGGACCTGAAGGCGTTCCAGGCGCGAGGCGGCAAGCTCATCCTCATCCATGGATGGAGCGATCCCATGGTGCCCTCCCTCCATTCCCCTCTTTACTGGGATCGTGTCGTTGCCGATCAGGCCGAAGGCCGCACCCCGAAGGAGGCTGTTGCGCGGACCAGGCAGTTCCTGCGCCTGTTCATGGTTCCCGGTTACGGTCACGGTTACGGCGACGGGCTGGAACCGGCCGACCCCCTCACCGCGATCGTCAAGTGGGTGAAGACAGACACGCCGCCAGAAACCCTGCAGGCCGTAGCCTACGAGGATTCGGCCGCATGGGCGGCGGCCAGCCGGTCGCCTTCAGCGTTCACCCCCGATGAAGCAAGGGACAGGCCGGTTCGCCTCACGCGCAAGCTCTGCGCCTGGCCCGCCAAGGCGGAAATTACGGCGAAGGAGACCAAGTGCAAGCTGCCCTGA
- a CDS encoding queuosine precursor transporter — MSTQPDAQPHLTRLDGQTGARRHFRYFDYVMTAFVVILLLSNLIGAAKQAQVALPLVGTITFGAGVLFFPISYIIGDVMTEVYGYANARRCIWAGFFALLFMVVMSLVVVNIPAAPDWALASASYMVAGKEVTAPNQAAYYAIFGQTPRIVLASLVAFWAGEFVNSFVLARMKVLTAGRFLWMRTIGSTIFGEGVDSALFYPLAFLGVPGFTPQTVAMLALTQWIIKTLWEAVLTPATYLVVGFLKRREGVDVYDDNTDFNPFAKTNAV; from the coding sequence ATGAGCACGCAGCCCGACGCGCAACCCCACCTGACCCGCCTCGACGGTCAGACCGGCGCCCGCCGCCACTTCCGCTATTTCGACTACGTGATGACCGCCTTCGTGGTGATCCTGCTGCTGTCGAACCTGATCGGAGCGGCCAAGCAGGCGCAAGTCGCGCTGCCGCTGGTGGGCACGATCACCTTCGGGGCAGGAGTGCTGTTCTTCCCGATTTCCTACATCATCGGTGACGTCATGACCGAGGTCTATGGCTACGCCAATGCGCGCCGGTGCATCTGGGCAGGCTTCTTCGCGCTGCTGTTCATGGTCGTCATGTCGCTGGTGGTCGTCAACATTCCCGCAGCGCCGGACTGGGCGCTCGCTTCGGCCAGCTACATGGTGGCGGGCAAGGAAGTGACTGCCCCCAACCAGGCGGCCTATTATGCGATCTTCGGCCAGACGCCGCGGATCGTCCTTGCCTCGCTGGTCGCCTTCTGGGCCGGCGAATTCGTCAATTCCTTCGTGCTGGCGCGAATGAAAGTGCTGACCGCGGGCCGCTTCCTGTGGATGCGCACGATCGGCTCGACGATCTTCGGCGAGGGCGTGGACAGCGCACTGTTCTATCCCCTGGCCTTTCTCGGCGTCCCGGGATTCACGCCGCAAACGGTGGCGATGCTGGCGCTCACGCAATGGATCATCAAGACGCTGTGGGAAGCCGTGCTGACGCCCGCGACATACCTCGTCGTCGGTTTCCTCAAGCGGCGCGAAGGCGTGGATGTCTATGACGACAACACCGACTTCAACCCGTTCGCCAAGACGAACGCGGTCTGA
- the recF gene encoding DNA replication/repair protein RecF (All proteins in this family for which functions are known are DNA-binding proteins that assist the filamentation of RecA onto DNA for the initiation of recombination or recombinational repair.): MALDRILLSRFRNHRETAVEGTAQFNLLVGENGAGKTNVLEAISLMAPGRGLRRAGLADMPAQGSEGGFAVSALLMTPDGEPVRLGTGVAAERPGRRLVQINGAEAPAVRLAEWLSIGWLTPAMDRLFVEGAGARRRFLDRLVLAVRPDHAGHATRLENALRERNRLLSDDMPPDPRWLDAIELQIAEAGAAVASARADLVAQLDTTLAALPDSPFARPSLAYQPGGPIEAEPLARALREGRARDRAAQRTLTGPHRDEVVVTMAGKGQAAAECSTGEQKAMLIAITLAHSQLLEDNSGSRPRLLLLDEVAAHLDPVRREALFDRLRAGSAQVWLTGTELAPFDAIAEEAAIWEVRAGAVQRR; this comes from the coding sequence ATGGCCCTCGACCGCATCCTCCTGTCCCGTTTCCGCAACCACCGCGAGACCGCGGTGGAAGGCACGGCGCAGTTCAACCTGCTGGTGGGGGAGAACGGTGCGGGCAAGACCAACGTGCTCGAAGCGATCTCGCTGATGGCGCCGGGACGCGGCCTGCGCCGGGCCGGGCTCGCCGACATGCCCGCACAAGGCAGCGAAGGCGGCTTCGCGGTCAGCGCCTTGCTGATGACACCGGATGGCGAGCCGGTTCGCCTCGGCACAGGCGTTGCCGCCGAGCGGCCCGGGCGCCGCCTCGTCCAGATCAACGGCGCAGAGGCCCCGGCGGTAAGGTTGGCCGAATGGCTCTCCATCGGCTGGCTGACCCCGGCGATGGACCGCCTTTTCGTAGAAGGAGCAGGAGCGCGGCGGCGGTTTCTCGACCGGCTGGTGCTGGCGGTGCGGCCCGACCACGCCGGGCACGCGACCCGTCTCGAGAACGCCCTGCGCGAACGCAACCGCCTGCTCTCGGACGACATGCCGCCCGATCCGCGCTGGCTCGATGCCATCGAACTTCAGATCGCCGAGGCCGGTGCGGCCGTCGCCTCGGCGCGCGCCGATCTCGTCGCCCAGCTCGACACGACGCTGGCGGCGCTGCCGGATTCCCCTTTCGCGCGCCCCTCGCTCGCCTACCAGCCGGGCGGTCCGATCGAAGCCGAGCCCCTCGCCCGGGCGCTGCGCGAGGGACGAGCGCGCGACCGCGCCGCGCAGCGCACGCTGACCGGCCCGCACCGCGACGAAGTGGTCGTGACCATGGCCGGCAAGGGCCAGGCCGCCGCCGAGTGTTCCACTGGCGAACAGAAAGCGATGCTGATCGCGATCACGCTCGCCCACTCTCAGCTGCTGGAAGACAATAGCGGCAGCCGGCCGCGCCTGCTTCTGCTTGACGAAGTGGCCGCCCACCTCGACCCCGTGCGCCGCGAAGCGCTGTTCGACCGCCTGCGCGCAGGTTCGGCGCAAGTGTGGCTCACCGGGACCGAACTCGCCCCCTTCGATGCGATTGCCGAGGAAGCGGCGATCTGGGAAGTGCGAGCAGGTGCAGTGCAGCGGCGCTGA
- a CDS encoding arylesterase has translation MTIALLTLPLALAACDKAATPPVAEETMSALDAPPAIPVMGPERPILAFGDSLLAGYGLNDGESYPDRLEQALRARGINARVINAGVSGDTTEAGLERLDFTLSSQKEKPELVIISLGGNDMLRGLPPATTRNNLEAILQRLKQENIKVVLLGMLAAPNLGKDYAAKFNPIYAQLSEKYDAALVPFFLQPVIDKPDLMQPDHMHPTALGIDAIVTATVDDVADALPTGAEAEASEAASDVAVPPTASAGEERMAR, from the coding sequence ATGACAATTGCCCTGCTTACGCTCCCGCTGGCGCTGGCCGCCTGCGACAAGGCCGCGACGCCTCCGGTGGCCGAAGAGACGATGAGTGCGCTCGATGCGCCGCCTGCCATCCCGGTCATGGGGCCGGAACGCCCGATCCTGGCCTTCGGGGATTCGCTGCTTGCCGGATACGGTCTCAACGATGGCGAGAGCTATCCTGACCGGCTCGAACAGGCCCTGCGCGCGCGCGGCATCAACGCAAGGGTCATCAATGCGGGCGTTTCGGGCGATACGACCGAGGCAGGGCTGGAGCGGCTCGACTTCACGCTGAGCAGCCAGAAGGAAAAGCCGGAGCTGGTCATCATCAGTCTGGGCGGAAACGACATGCTGCGCGGACTGCCTCCGGCGACGACACGCAACAACCTCGAGGCGATCCTGCAGCGCCTCAAGCAGGAAAACATCAAGGTCGTCCTGCTTGGCATGCTTGCCGCGCCGAACCTGGGCAAGGACTACGCGGCGAAATTCAACCCGATCTATGCGCAGCTCTCGGAGAAGTACGACGCGGCACTGGTGCCCTTCTTCCTCCAGCCGGTGATCGACAAGCCGGACCTGATGCAGCCGGACCACATGCATCCGACTGCGCTGGGCATCGACGCCATCGTGACCGCCACGGTCGACGACGTGGCCGATGCCCTGCCGACCGGTGCGGAAGCCGAAGCCTCCGAAGCGGCATCGGACGTGGCGGTGCCGCCAACCGCCTCGGCCGGAGAGGAACGGATGGCGCGCTGA
- a CDS encoding ABC transporter ATP-binding protein, protein MGAVTSLSQHSNASIVARDLRLTLGNGGSAVEILKGVDLTVPQGQTLALLGPSGSGKSSLMSVLSGLERASSGTLSVAGEDFAGMDEDALARARRGRIGVVLQAFHLLPTMTALENVATPLELAGMSSARQRAHEELAAVGLDHRLSHYPAQLSGGEQQRVAIARALAPRPSLVFADEPTGNLDARTGSAIIDLLFARREESGATLLIITHDENLASHCERIVTIADGRIASDTLPA, encoded by the coding sequence ATGGGGGCGGTGACAAGCCTTTCCCAACATTCCAACGCCTCTATCGTTGCCCGTGACCTGCGCCTGACGCTGGGCAACGGGGGCAGCGCCGTCGAAATCCTCAAGGGTGTCGACCTGACCGTGCCGCAAGGCCAGACCCTCGCCCTGCTCGGCCCGTCCGGCTCGGGCAAGTCCTCTTTGATGTCGGTGCTTTCCGGACTGGAACGCGCAAGCTCAGGCACCTTGTCCGTTGCCGGTGAAGACTTCGCCGGGATGGACGAGGACGCGCTGGCCCGCGCCCGACGCGGCCGCATCGGCGTGGTGCTGCAGGCCTTCCACCTCCTGCCGACGATGACCGCACTGGAAAACGTCGCGACGCCGCTGGAGCTTGCCGGGATGTCCTCGGCCCGCCAGCGCGCCCATGAGGAACTGGCAGCCGTCGGCCTCGACCATCGCCTCAGCCACTATCCCGCACAGCTGTCGGGCGGCGAACAGCAGCGCGTGGCCATCGCCCGTGCCCTGGCCCCGCGTCCCTCGCTGGTTTTCGCCGACGAGCCGACCGGCAATCTCGATGCGCGAACCGGATCTGCGATCATCGACCTGCTCTTTGCCCGGCGTGAGGAGAGCGGCGCGACGCTGCTGATCATCACCCACGACGAGAACCTCGCCAGCCATTGCGAGCGGATCGTGACCATCGCCGACGGGCGCATCGCCAGCGACACGCTGCCGGCATGA
- a CDS encoding ABC transporter permease: MNATLPWATAWTIARRDLSARFKGLRLLLVCLFLGVGAIAAIGTLTGSIESELATRGRQILGGDVELRVWQRGLTDAERKALQSLGTISDGLRMQAIAQKGELTAPVALKAVAPDWPLYGKLTLRDGRKVGAPPEGTVWIAQGTAERLGVKVGDSFRLGGQPQKVGGIIASDPEQLGEGFSLGDTAISAIGLPERAGLTAPGAMYRSAIRLKLKDGRDPDAVKEQIEKRFPDAGFEIRTRDRAAPSTERFVRRMGEFLVLVGLAALVIAGIGIGGGVSSYLEARRNSIATLKVLGATSGDIARIYLLQVGVAALAGSLAGLLAGVLVTPLLAEALGSLLPVDTGFTVSPVALATAAAYGLLVALVFAAPPLVRARSFPAMALMRARVSPLSADRKALLLPVGMGLAAIVALALLNAAQPMVTSGFLAGAALMLGMLALLGHGIGFLARRLPRPANPMLRAGLANLHRPGSQTGALVTALGFGLSAFVLIAGVQTSLEANIRRTLPARAPDFFVLDVPQDRADEFRNAVEQTVPGAGIKLVPNMRGRILAYGPKDQMTRVSDLDEIPEGAWALRGERGLTYSVNVPDGSSVTSGTWWPQLYRGEPLVSLDEKFADTVGLKVGDYVTIGLLGVERTARVAALRRIDWDTMGFNFVLVFSPNALADAPHKLAATIEVPSGTSTAGLLPKLARAFPSSSVIETGSILREARDLLSQMSTAILAAASVAVLAGLAVLFGAIAAARASRTYDNVILRVLGASRGQLLALQVAEYGLIALVLALVALASGSAMAWAIIVKLFEFEWLPDWPRVIAVLCAGLALILTFALAGSLPLLRAKPARALREL, translated from the coding sequence ATGAACGCAACCCTGCCCTGGGCCACCGCCTGGACCATCGCGCGGCGCGATCTTTCGGCGCGGTTCAAGGGGCTGAGGCTGCTGCTAGTCTGCCTGTTCCTGGGTGTGGGCGCGATTGCGGCCATCGGCACGCTGACCGGCTCGATCGAGAGCGAGCTGGCAACGCGCGGGCGGCAGATCCTGGGCGGCGACGTCGAACTGCGTGTCTGGCAGCGCGGGCTGACCGATGCCGAACGCAAGGCCCTGCAATCGCTCGGCACGATTTCGGACGGCTTGCGCATGCAGGCGATTGCCCAGAAGGGCGAGCTTACTGCCCCGGTCGCGCTCAAGGCGGTCGCCCCCGACTGGCCGCTCTACGGCAAGCTCACCTTGCGCGACGGGCGCAAGGTCGGCGCGCCGCCCGAGGGAACCGTGTGGATCGCGCAAGGAACCGCCGAGCGGCTGGGCGTGAAAGTGGGTGACAGCTTCCGTCTGGGCGGCCAGCCGCAAAAGGTCGGGGGGATCATCGCTTCCGACCCGGAACAGCTCGGCGAAGGATTTTCGCTGGGAGACACCGCGATATCGGCCATCGGCCTACCAGAGCGCGCGGGATTGACCGCGCCGGGGGCCATGTACCGCAGCGCGATCCGCCTCAAGCTGAAGGACGGACGCGATCCCGACGCAGTCAAGGAGCAGATCGAAAAGCGCTTCCCCGATGCCGGTTTCGAGATCCGCACCCGCGACCGCGCCGCGCCATCGACCGAACGCTTCGTGCGGCGCATGGGCGAATTCCTCGTCCTCGTCGGTCTGGCCGCGCTCGTCATCGCAGGCATCGGCATCGGCGGCGGGGTTTCCTCCTACCTCGAGGCGCGGCGCAACTCGATTGCCACTCTCAAGGTGCTGGGCGCGACCAGCGGCGACATCGCGCGGATCTACCTGCTGCAGGTCGGCGTCGCCGCCTTGGCGGGCAGTCTTGCAGGGCTGCTGGCGGGCGTTCTGGTCACACCGCTGCTGGCCGAGGCGCTCGGCTCCCTGCTGCCGGTCGACACAGGCTTCACCGTGTCTCCTGTCGCGCTCGCCACGGCTGCGGCCTACGGGCTTCTCGTCGCGCTGGTCTTTGCCGCGCCGCCGCTGGTGCGGGCGCGCTCCTTCCCGGCAATGGCGCTGATGCGCGCGCGGGTTTCTCCGCTTTCGGCCGACCGCAAGGCCCTGCTTTTGCCGGTCGGCATGGGACTTGCGGCCATTGTCGCGCTGGCGCTGCTCAATGCCGCGCAGCCGATGGTGACCTCGGGCTTCCTGGCGGGCGCGGCGCTGATGCTGGGCATGCTGGCGCTTCTCGGACACGGCATCGGCTTTCTCGCGAGGCGCCTGCCGCGCCCGGCCAACCCGATGCTGCGCGCAGGACTTGCAAACCTGCACCGACCCGGCTCGCAGACCGGCGCGCTGGTCACAGCGCTTGGCTTCGGCCTCTCCGCCTTCGTGCTCATCGCGGGCGTGCAGACCAGCCTCGAGGCCAATATCCGCCGTACCCTTCCCGCCCGCGCGCCCGACTTCTTCGTGCTCGACGTACCGCAGGACCGCGCCGACGAATTCCGCAATGCCGTCGAGCAGACCGTCCCCGGTGCCGGGATCAAGCTGGTGCCCAACATGCGCGGGCGGATCCTCGCCTATGGGCCGAAGGACCAGATGACGCGCGTGTCCGACCTCGACGAGATCCCCGAGGGCGCCTGGGCCCTGCGCGGCGAAAGGGGCCTGACCTATTCAGTGAACGTCCCCGACGGCAGCAGCGTGACTTCCGGCACGTGGTGGCCCCAGCTCTATCGCGGCGAACCGCTCGTCTCGCTCGACGAGAAATTCGCCGATACCGTCGGCCTCAAGGTGGGCGACTACGTGACCATCGGCCTGCTCGGCGTGGAGCGGACCGCCCGGGTGGCCGCGCTGCGCCGGATCGACTGGGACACGATGGGCTTCAACTTCGTGCTGGTCTTCTCGCCCAATGCCCTTGCCGATGCGCCGCACAAGCTGGCCGCGACCATCGAGGTGCCTTCCGGCACTTCGACCGCCGGCCTTCTGCCGAAACTGGCACGCGCATTTCCATCGAGTTCGGTGATCGAGACCGGCAGCATCCTGCGCGAAGCACGCGATCTGCTCAGCCAGATGTCGACCGCGATCCTTGCCGCGGCGTCGGTTGCCGTGCTGGCGGGGCTGGCTGTGCTGTTCGGCGCTATCGCCGCTGCGCGCGCCAGCCGGACCTACGACAACGTGATCCTGCGCGTTCTGGGGGCGAGCCGGGGCCAGCTGCTCGCCCTGCAGGTGGCCGAATACGGCCTGATCGCGCTGGTACTCGCCCTCGTCGCGCTGGCAAGCGGCAGCGCCATGGCCTGGGCGATCATCGTCAAGCTGTTCGAATTCGAATGGCTGCCCGACTGGCCCCGCGTGATCGCGGTGCTGTGCGCCGGGCTGGCCCTGATCCTGACTTTCGCGCTCGCCGGTTCGCTGCCGCTGCTGCGTGCGAAGCCGGCGCGCGCGCTTCGGGAGCTTTAG
- a CDS encoding DUF805 domain-containing protein, whose protein sequence is MIEYMFMPFRRYAEFSGRSRRMEYWSFTLLNVIVIALLGLLAGVMGLSFSALAGGDVTGTLFSAGTMLPIALIGIYGLAVIVPSIAVTVRRLHDRDMSGWWYLGFIVLSMVPLVGFIANIALIVIMFLPGTPGPNRFGEDPKDPTGAQVFA, encoded by the coding sequence ATGATCGAATACATGTTCATGCCGTTTCGGCGCTACGCCGAATTCTCAGGCCGTTCGCGGCGCATGGAATACTGGTCTTTCACCCTGCTCAATGTCATCGTCATCGCCCTGCTGGGCCTGCTGGCAGGCGTCATGGGGCTGTCGTTCTCGGCGCTGGCCGGCGGCGATGTCACCGGCACCCTGTTCAGTGCGGGAACGATGCTGCCGATAGCCCTGATCGGCATCTACGGTCTTGCAGTGATCGTGCCGAGCATCGCGGTCACGGTCCGCCGCTTGCATGACCGCGACATGAGCGGCTGGTGGTATCTGGGCTTCATCGTGTTGAGCATGGTGCCGCTGGTCGGCTTCATCGCCAACATCGCGCTGATCGTGATTATGTTCCTGCCCGGCACGCCCGGTCCGAACCGCTTCGGCGAAGATCCCAAGGACCCGACGGGCGCGCAGGTCTTCGCCTAA
- a CDS encoding TonB-dependent receptor: MKGFSGGRAADVFCVRGAIMARRMESVRAVLLTGAAAAIWGWAPAAAAQDAEGEALSVDEIVVTATKREQTLQDVPVSVAVTSGETIERAQVRDLKDLQTLVPSLRVNQLQSSANTNFYIRGFGNGANNAGIEPSVGLFVDGIYRSRSASMIADFPDVERIEVLRGPQSTLFGKNASAGVISIVTMKPQFELGGNFEATYGNYDAVTVKGRVTGPVSDTIAVSLAGGLNKRDGIVSDLGTGKRTNDRDRWFTRGQLLFDNHDDLQVRLIGDYGKIDENCCAAVNLRQALPTAAIFALGGVVNQPDEKFDNVTYNNRLSTNDIENWGLSGQVDYDLGDVQLTSITAYRRSNIVTDQDSDFSSADLLERNFQDLRIKTFTQELRANFDIGERIHGLVGAYYFNEKIDQNNEVYWGNDARSYANLLVQRLSEGALSIPTLETAFGALEGDPTKYVGTFYTPGTGLTEAYKLKNEAYSFFGQLDFEVAPGLTVTGGLNYTHDKKRFATGTTADDTFAGIDLDAAAYAPFRQALLYQGALQQGFSPGDAAAYAAGNANNPAANPLAPLRALQYFPPFMNVPNAVESGKVSDGDFSYTARVAYDLTPTVNVYASYATGYKAASVNLSRDSRPTATDLADLRQQGLAVTNLRAGSRYADPEDSTVYEAGLKGDWGLVTANLAVFKQTIRNFQSNIFTGSGFLLANAGKQSVFGIEFEGTAKPVEPLLLSLSMTYLDGKYDSFVSSGVGDISGSTPPGYSPLSVTFGAQYTQEIGNGDALILRGDYHYEAPFMLVEGLPGLTVKDPATGAIVDATDAIQAARDFKQDINELSASLTYAMANGVEVSVWGRNLLNDRSILQIFDSPAQPGSISGYPNQPRTYGVAARYRF; encoded by the coding sequence ATGAAAGGTTTTTCTGGCGGTCGGGCCGCAGACGTCTTCTGCGTGCGCGGTGCGATTATGGCGCGGCGGATGGAATCGGTCCGGGCGGTCCTGTTGACTGGCGCGGCAGCAGCGATCTGGGGCTGGGCGCCCGCTGCCGCGGCCCAGGACGCCGAGGGTGAGGCGCTGTCGGTCGACGAGATCGTCGTTACCGCCACGAAGCGCGAGCAGACCCTGCAGGACGTGCCGGTATCCGTCGCAGTCACTAGTGGCGAGACCATCGAACGCGCGCAGGTGCGCGATCTGAAGGACCTGCAGACGCTTGTGCCATCGCTGCGCGTCAACCAGCTGCAAAGCTCGGCCAACACCAATTTCTACATTCGCGGCTTTGGCAACGGCGCCAACAATGCCGGGATCGAGCCCTCGGTGGGCCTCTTCGTCGATGGCATTTATCGTTCGCGCTCGGCCTCGATGATTGCCGACTTCCCGGATGTCGAACGGATCGAAGTTCTGCGCGGGCCGCAATCGACGTTGTTTGGCAAGAATGCCTCGGCCGGCGTGATTTCCATTGTCACGATGAAGCCGCAGTTCGAACTGGGCGGCAACTTCGAGGCGACCTACGGCAATTACGATGCAGTGACCGTGAAGGGCCGCGTCACCGGACCGGTCAGCGATACCATTGCGGTGAGCCTTGCCGGCGGGCTCAACAAGCGCGACGGCATCGTCTCCGACCTCGGCACCGGCAAGCGCACCAACGACCGCGATCGCTGGTTCACGCGGGGCCAGTTGCTGTTCGACAACCACGACGATCTGCAGGTTCGCCTGATCGGCGACTACGGCAAGATCGACGAGAACTGCTGTGCTGCGGTCAACTTGCGCCAGGCCCTGCCGACGGCGGCGATCTTCGCGCTTGGCGGCGTCGTGAACCAGCCGGACGAGAAATTCGACAACGTCACCTACAACAACCGGCTTTCGACCAACGACATCGAGAACTGGGGCCTTTCCGGGCAGGTCGACTACGATCTTGGCGATGTCCAGCTGACCTCGATCACGGCCTATCGTCGCTCAAATATCGTGACCGACCAGGATTCCGACTTCTCGAGCGCGGACCTTCTGGAACGCAATTTCCAGGACTTGCGGATCAAGACCTTCACCCAGGAACTGCGTGCCAACTTCGACATCGGCGAGCGCATCCACGGGCTCGTCGGCGCTTATTATTTCAACGAGAAGATCGACCAGAACAACGAGGTCTACTGGGGCAATGACGCCCGCAGCTACGCCAATCTGCTCGTCCAGAGGCTCTCGGAGGGGGCGCTGAGCATCCCGACACTGGAGACGGCCTTCGGCGCGCTGGAAGGCGATCCGACAAAGTATGTCGGCACATTCTACACGCCCGGCACCGGCCTCACCGAAGCCTACAAGCTCAAGAACGAGGCCTATTCGTTCTTCGGCCAGCTCGACTTCGAGGTCGCCCCGGGCCTGACCGTGACCGGCGGTCTCAACTATACCCACGACAAGAAGCGCTTTGCGACCGGGACGACGGCGGACGATACTTTTGCTGGCATCGACCTCGATGCGGCGGCCTATGCCCCGTTCCGGCAGGCGCTGCTTTACCAGGGCGCGCTCCAGCAGGGTTTTTCGCCAGGCGATGCCGCTGCCTATGCGGCAGGCAATGCCAATAACCCGGCCGCCAATCCGCTCGCCCCGCTGCGGGCGTTGCAGTACTTTCCGCCGTTCATGAACGTGCCCAATGCGGTGGAATCGGGCAAGGTAAGCGATGGCGACTTCAGCTACACCGCGCGCGTGGCATATGATCTGACGCCAACGGTCAATGTCTATGCCAGCTATGCGACGGGCTACAAGGCGGCCTCGGTCAACCTCTCGCGCGACAGCCGGCCGACCGCGACCGATCTCGCTGACTTGCGGCAGCAGGGGCTTGCCGTCACCAACCTGCGCGCCGGCAGCCGCTATGCCGACCCCGAGGATTCGACGGTTTACGAAGCCGGTCTGAAGGGCGACTGGGGCCTCGTCACCGCCAACCTCGCGGTGTTCAAGCAGACCATCAGGAACTTCCAGTCGAACATCTTTACCGGTTCGGGCTTCCTGCTCGCCAATGCGGGCAAGCAGTCGGTCTTCGGTATCGAGTTCGAAGGTACGGCCAAGCCTGTCGAGCCGCTGCTCCTGAGCCTGTCGATGACTTACCTCGACGGCAAGTACGACAGCTTCGTATCTTCGGGTGTGGGCGACATCAGCGGTTCGACGCCGCCGGGATATTCGCCGCTCTCGGTCACCTTCGGCGCGCAGTACACGCAGGAGATCGGCAATGGCGATGCCCTGATCCTGCGCGGCGACTATCACTACGAGGCGCCGTTCATGCTGGTGGAGGGCTTGCCGGGCCTGACCGTCAAGGATCCGGCCACCGGCGCGATAGTCGATGCCACTGACGCGATCCAGGCAGCGCGCGACTTCAAGCAGGACATCAACGAGCTGAGCGCCTCGCTGACTTATGCGATGGCGAACGGCGTCGAAGTGTCAGTCTGGGGACGCAACCTGCTCAACGACCGCTCGATCCTGCAGATCTTCGACAGCCCGGCGCAGCCCGGCTCGATTTCCGGCTACCCGAACCAGCCGCGCACTTACGGCGTGGCGGCGCGCTATCGCTTCTGA